The Terriglobus roseus region CAATCGTGTGTTCCGAGAAGTCGCAAACACTGGATAAGGACGGATGCGAATGGCTCGCTCCGAGCGCGTTCGACAACGGCCCCTGCCGCTCCGATCCCCACATAATTCCATCCAGATCATAGTTGTGGGCCCAGTTCTCAACCATGCCCAGGATCCACGCACGATATTCCTGCGCGTTGAAATTCATGGTTGAGATCTTCTCTCCCTGCAGATTCACATCCTGCATGGGTTCGATGCCGGGAAGATTCTTTCCCATAACGTCTTCAAACCAGGCAATCGTTTTAACGCCATGCTTCCGGGCCTTGGGGATCACATCCTCCAGCACGTCGTAGTTGCCCAAGTCTGGCGCGCGAAAATTCTTGAGCGTGGTATCAGCGAAATATTTCTTGTCATAGTTCGTGTAGCAACCGCCGACAAACGTGTCCTTGTCATACTGCTGCTTTCCATGATCCGGCAGGGGTTGCCCCGGAATTTGCCGGCCACCGATACCACGGCCATACGTGAAGGTCGCAACAAAAAGCGTGTCGACGAAAGCATCGCGCTGGCATTCCTCAATGACGGCATCCGTTCCTTCGTCAGTGAAAGAAACTGCGCCAATTTGGATGCCGATCATCTTCTTCGGCTTGGGTACCTGTGGATTCATCACCTGAGCGGGCGCAACCGCCGCAGTCAAGGCTGCGCCTGTTGCTGTTTGGAGAAACTGCCTGCGATCCATATCTGGTTTCCTCGCCGTAAGAAGACTTACTCAGATTCTGAAACATTCGGGAATTAGATTGCCTTCATCTCGCGTAGTGCATCACCTACCGCGCCAAGATTGGCAAGCTTCATCTCAGAATATTTCCGCGAAATGACGATCCCCTTGCCGCCGCCTTCAAGGCAAGCCTTTGTACATGCCTTTATGGTTGGCGGAACCGTATGACTGTATTCGTCGGGCATGTTGGAGATATCGACGTCGAGACCGGGCCATATCTCGGTCTTCGTTCCCTCAACATCGGCAACACAACGCTTCGTCTCGTTTAGAACGTAGCTCTCATCCAGTCCCATGTACGGTAACTGTTCATAGCTGCGTCCTTGATAGCCCACCACCTTGTACTCAAACTCAAGGGCCTGGTCAATCGACATGTCACCGTACATCGTACGGTGAGCGCTTGTAATGTAGTTCTGCATGCGCCATCCGCCCAAATTGTTGTAGACCGTCATCTTCAGGAAGTCTGAATATTCGCCGAGCTTCTTCAGATCCGTTTGCGCGCGGAAGAACGCACTGTAACTGTGCGCATGCCACACATGCCAACCAACGCCCGCGGCAGGCTTCACGCCCTTCACCATCGTGTACATGGATTTGTATGTGTTATGTACGCCGTCGTTCCACATGGTTTCCCATGCAAGGACCTCAGGATATTGAAAGAGCACACGCCAGAAAGTTACGTAATGGCCGTCCGGAATCTTCGCACCACTGCGACAAAGATTGACCCACTTTTCGAGTTCGTGAAATCCGTCGATGGCCCGCTGCACATCAATACCGCGCCGCTTGGCTTCGGCCTTACAGAAGTCGCAGAAGCAGGTGACCTTCGTAGGATCATTCCCCTGTGGGTTATGGACCGATTCGACCATGTTGCCGAACGGACCGTAACGCTCAGACCCCCACAAGATGCCATCAATGTCATAGGAGCGAATGAAATCCTCCTGTACACCGAGGATGAAGTTGTGATGGTCAGGATTGTAAAAGCATGCCGTCCCTTGGGGGCGTCCGTAGAGATCGCGCTCCGCAATCACATCGAAGTTCGGGATGCTCTTATTCCATACATCCTCGCTCCAGGTGTACGTCTTCATTCCGCGTTTCTTTGCTCTCGGAATGACGTCTTCCAGCACGTCGTACCTGCCGCCATTGTCCGGAGCTTTCGTAGGCTTCATCCGGGTGTTCTTGTAGTACTGAGGATGGGGTGTAGCGTAATTGCCGCCAAAGAAGTGATCATTGAGATTCTGCACCCCGTGGTCCGGAAATGGATGATCTGGGATCATGCGACCGGCAATGCCGTTGCCGTATGTGAACGAGGCGATGAAGAGCGCGTTGATACCGCCCTTCTCCTGAAGTATGTCGAGCACCTTCTCGGTACCTTCGTCCTGAAAGGAGATCGCACCGATCTGGATGCCAATCGTCGGAACATCTTTTTTGACGCCGACCTGAGCCATGAGACCTCCCCCCAGAGTTGCCTGCGTTGCCGCAAGTACGGCGCCCCCACCAGTGATGAATTCACGACGATCCATTGTTGTGCCCTTCCGTTTGTCTAGAAAGATCTTGATTGCTCTCTACGGCGTACCGCCTGCATGAAGAGTAGATGTCACCGGTTCCATAGATGCGGGACCACTAGCCACGCTGCGTTCGCGAAATTTGAATAGCTTGCCATGTTGAACGCCATCTTCGAAGAGGATGTTACGCCGGGACGCGGTGTAGGTATACAGTTCCACTACCTTCCGGTCTCACCCATGTCGGGTATATGTTATTCAGACTGCCGCAGGTTGAGTGGCCTGATCTGAATTTGCCTGGCGAGCGCGTAGGCGCGCGAAAGATCGCTTTCGTTTTCTACCAGTGTGCGGACGATGACGAGGACCGAAGGGCTGGGTGAAGGAATGTGCGTCATCCCCTGAGGGATCGAGCCTTTCCAGCGGCCTCCGCTAATCACATACTCTCCGGCATCAGTACCAGTAGTGCGTGTTCCCACATACGCAAAGTTCTCGTTCTTCGACGGATCAACGAACTGTACGCTGTAATACCGACCGGTCATATCGGGCACACACAAGCATTGAGGCCCTCTTGCGAGATCCAGCCATCCCACTGAGAGCAGTGTGTCGTGGTTGACGCCTCTTGTCATGAGTTCGGAGTCGCGAAGGGACTGAGAAGTAATCGGTTCTGCAAACATCTTTTCGGGTTGTGTATAGAGCGTATTCACCGGAACAGGGCCCTCCCCAAAACCCCGCACAAGAATTGCGCTCTTGAACACAAAGAGCAACATGCGCGGCCAGAAGAGGATGAACAGAAACCATCCAGTCACCACTAAGGAACCGAAGATCAGCAAATGGCCATATTGCATGTGGTCACCCCCTCACGCGGACAACCGGTGGTACCTTGTACTGGCGTTCAAGAATCGGCTCTCTTGGCATGTAGGCTCTCAGCCAGAGTCGGAAGCGGCCTTCAGGAGCGGGCAGCCAGTTGGATTCACGTCCGACAGGAGCAACATGCTGCAAATAGATGTCGACTGACCCGTCAGCGTTGGGTTGAAGTCCGGATCGATTGCTGACGCAATACCGATGGATCGGGTTCGCCACAAAACGCTCTTTTGCATCGGCCATCGTCAGCGACCAGAATGCCTCCACCGGAGGTAGACCGCCAGGCGAGAAATGGAGGACGTATTGGTGCTCTCCCGAGAGAGCATTGCCAGTTTCATCCACCTGCGTTCGCCAGTAGACAGCTTCGCGCACAGAGTTGACTGGGCCAGAAATATCCGGGCACATGCGGCTCGGAACAACATGCCATGACCAGGCTCACCGCATCCGTAGATGGTTAACCAACCGTTGCTCCTTGTCGCCTTACGTCTCGCCACGATCTCGACCGTGACTACGGCCAGTCCGCAACCAACGAAAACACCTTGAACCAGAGCGTTCCTAAGGGTCAGGGACTCTGGACGCAAGAACCGGTGTACGATGACCCCTCCGCACACAAGGCCGATGAATGCGGTGAACAACGCGTAGGTTCTCTCGCTCATAGTGTTTGCTCTATTGCCGAACCCGCAGGCTCACTCGGCCCGAGGAACGGCGTTCTGAGAACTAGCGGATGATCCTAACGACAAACCGGCTTATGAGGACTCACTGTGTCGAGCCTGTCGCTCTACATACAGACTTACTAGCGTTGTTCCGTCATTGTCGGACACATCTGCAGCACTCGACCATGCCATCAATGTTTGTCGATGACACACCCAACCTATCACGGGAATGGCAGACGTTTGGCCATCCGAATGTATAGGGAGAAGCGCCATTCCCGGCAGAAGAGCCTAGGGCGCAAAGGGAAAGGTGCGGCAATGGGGAACGAGACAATTACGAAACTCTCTTCGCGTTAGCGCGTATGAGCCGATGGTGTGCGGCAACAACCTCCAGTTGCCAAAGGGATCGATGTTTGAGCAGTTGTTCAACATGTCCGCGCAGTGCAGTACGCTCAAACCTGTCACAAGATGCGCTGTCCGCGGAACTGCGTGGAGTGTAGCGAAAGGATGCTCTAGAGATGGCAGAGATGAGCCTCAAACAGATGCAGGATGCGGTTGCGGAGTCGCTCGAGCAGCGGAAGATGGCGATACATCTGGTGGCGGGCTTCGGCATGGGGGCGCTGGTGTTGTCCGTAGTGGGAATCTACGGTGTTCTGTCCTATTCAGTGTCACGACTAACGCGAAAAATCGGCACCCGAATGGTTCTGGGATTAAAGGGAAAACCACCCAGGGGCCCTCTGCTCATTAACACAACGTTGCATTGGGGTTATCGAATGTGTCTGCATTGTTTTCATCGTCTCTGTCGATACAGGCAAAATCCTTCTCTATAGAGATATGCAACCTCTCTCCACCGAACAGAACCTGTTCCGCGTACAGTCCAACTGCTGCATCGTTCGCTGCCCACGAGCGTATCGTCTCGCTCGGCACGGAGACGCGGATGGACGCCCCCCTCAAGTTTGCCGAGATTGCCTCATAAGAGGGACGGTGCTTGATCGAGTAGCAGAAACGGTCGGAGGAACTGCCGAGAGCGAAGGAAGTGAACGCGGAGATTTCTCCCTCGTCCGCCAGTTTGGCTACCTCCGTCCGCAGGAGTCGGAACCGGATCGAATTGTCCTTGATGCGCAACTTCAACTGACACACCCCTTAAAGATGTTTTTGGAACTTATAGTTCAATTCCATATAGCCATAGTTCGAATCATGCATACGCGGATACGTCCCCGCGATGACCGCCTTTCCATAAGCATGTGCATAGTAGGCGGTGAGGGAAACGCGAGGCGTCACTGCATAATCTGTGCTGATGTCGAAGAGAGACGAGAAGCTGTTGTGTCCATTCGATGGGCGGCCTGTGTATCCAAATACCTTGGAATCAAAGGCACCTCCGCCCTGATACCAGAGATCCTGGTTCGACGTGAGCTGTAGGAAATGGAGATCGCTGCGGATTTCTACTTTCTTTCCCGGAGTGTCGACCATCTGCACAAAGCTGTCGGTAGAGTTCATCAGGTTGTAGAACGGATCGCGCGCATACACTCGCGGCGTCGGAAGGACCTGAAAAAATGTGTTGTGTTTTCCATCGGCGGGATTGTTGTCGCCAGTCGAGCGGAAATAACCGCCACGCACCCACGGCATTGATGGCACAGTATTCAGTCTCAGGCCACCTTCGATCGCAATCGCTCCGGCAGAGTGATCCAACAATCCCCAGTGGCCACTTTGCCCTGCGCCCCATACCATGAAGTCCACAACCGTTTTCCCCGCAGGGATCGCAGCAACAAAATCCCCACCATAGGTCCCAATGCGAATGTTCGCATGATCCGAAGCTTTCGCTGTCGCAGAGCGATTGTCTGTCTTGGTAATCCCGGTGCGTCCGTCGTGATAGCCAAGGCCAAAGCCACGGAGTACGGCATGCTGTCCGACGGAATGAGAGTACGACGCATACTGGATATCAACGTTAAGTTCGGGGTTGGCATTCATATTGAAGACGCCTTGCGTAGCGCGACCAGCCATAGCCGTCACATCCCATGCATGGTTTCCAAGCTTAACGTCAATACCATCAAACGATCTCTGGCCATTCGAGAATCCAAAATTACCAACGAGACGTTGTGCGACGCGGTTGGTTTGTAGCCATCGAACGGATGTATCCTTCGACGTTCCCTCCTGTCCGTCGAAGAACTCAAAACGACCAACACGGACGGTGTCAAAGTCGTTGTGAAAGTGATAGCGAAGGTAGCCCTGCCGAAACGATGCCGCAGCGGGGTACGCATTGTTACTGTTCGCGGCGTAATACGTGCCTCCAAGTCCAAGTTGTCCTTGTGCCGCCACGGGAGAGACAGCATCGGTCGGAAGAGCCAACT contains the following coding sequences:
- a CDS encoding DUF1254 domain-containing protein gives rise to the protein MQYGHLLIFGSLVVTGWFLFILFWPRMLLFVFKSAILVRGFGEGPVPVNTLYTQPEKMFAEPITSQSLRDSELMTRGVNHDTLLSVGWLDLARGPQCLCVPDMTGRYYSVQFVDPSKNENFAYVGTRTTGTDAGEYVISGGRWKGSIPQGMTHIPSPSPSVLVIVRTLVENESDLSRAYALARQIQIRPLNLRQSE
- a CDS encoding DUF1214 domain-containing protein; translated protein: MCPDISGPVNSVREAVYWRTQVDETGNALSGEHQYVLHFSPGGLPPVEAFWSLTMADAKERFVANPIHRYCVSNRSGLQPNADGSVDIYLQHVAPVGRESNWLPAPEGRFRLWLRAYMPREPILERQYKVPPVVRVRG
- a CDS encoding DUF7009 family protein, coding for MKLRIKDNSIRFRLLRTEVAKLADEGEISAFTSFALGSSSDRFCYSIKHRPSYEAISANLRGASIRVSVPSETIRSWAANDAAVGLYAEQVLFGGERLHISIEKDFACIDRDDENNADTFDNPNATLC
- a CDS encoding alginate export family protein codes for the protein MKNSLFVLALASSAPLLSAQTSSPATGGPTVSVSIRQRTNATQWFAATPTSEVYGHQDSLLRLSLAQRIHNVDYMLDLGQSAELALPTDAVSPVAAQGQLGLGGTYYAANSNNAYPAAASFRQGYLRYHFHNDFDTVRVGRFEFFDGQEGTSKDTSVRWLQTNRVAQRLVGNFGFSNGQRSFDGIDVKLGNHAWDVTAMAGRATQGVFNMNANPELNVDIQYASYSHSVGQHAVLRGFGLGYHDGRTGITKTDNRSATAKASDHANIRIGTYGGDFVAAIPAGKTVVDFMVWGAGQSGHWGLLDHSAGAIAIEGGLRLNTVPSMPWVRGGYFRSTGDNNPADGKHNTFFQVLPTPRVYARDPFYNLMNSTDSFVQMVDTPGKKVEIRSDLHFLQLTSNQDLWYQGGGAFDSKVFGYTGRPSNGHNSFSSLFDISTDYAVTPRVSLTAYYAHAYGKAVIAGTYPRMHDSNYGYMELNYKFQKHL